The following are encoded together in the Zingiber officinale cultivar Zhangliang chromosome 8A, Zo_v1.1, whole genome shotgun sequence genome:
- the LOC122012684 gene encoding uncharacterized protein LOC122012684: protein MDLWQRAKVFAEEAARRSQEISKEAAKRSQELTQGAARLSQEFVSETTKKSKEMAAEAAKKADLLRSEALRAADQIKTLSIDIPIPIASALVSGSSAAVAPEPASDLERFGITQELKEFVQGIQISTFRDFSMQDEPEPEISTIPPSSNVRQDLNEWQARHATLVLSTVKEISKFRYELCPRYMKERKFWRIYFALVDSHVSPYEKRYMEETKKKAEQKQTESVKENPNTAFATVAEAKETKMLKTSTSKTPEDLDVFLLGDLGSDEEGLDGNNVDLDDEFDKIGSTSGLDSDTEKL from the exons ATGGATCTGTGGCAGAGGGCGAAGGTTTTCGCCGAGGAGGCGGCGAGGCGATCGCAGGAGATCTCCAAGGAGGCGGCCAAGCGCTCGCAAGAGCTCACCCAGGGCGCTGCGAGGTTATCGCAGGAGTTCGTCTCCGAGACGACCAAGAAGTCGAAGGAGATGGCCGCCGAAGCCGCCAAGAAGGCCGATCTTCTCCGTTCCGAGGCGCTCCGCGCCGCTGACCAGATCAAGACCCTCTCCATTGACATCCCCATCCCGATTGCATCTGCATTGGTGTCGGGATCTAGCGCGGCTGTTGCTCCGGAACCTGCTTCGGATCTCGAGAGATTTGGGATTACCCAGGAGCTGAAGGAGTTTGTTCAGGGAATCCAGATTAGCACTTTCAGGGATTTTTCCATGCAAG ATGAACCCGAACCAGAAATATCCACCATCCCCCCATCATCAAATGTGAGGCAAGATCTTAATGAATGGCAAGCAAGACATGCTACTTTGGTTCTGTCAACAGTCAAG GAAATATCAAAGTTCAGATATGAGCTATGTCCTCGTTACATGAAAGAGAGAAAGTTCTGGCGGATTTATTTCGCTCTTGTAGACAGTCATGTATCTCC CTACGAGAAGAGGTATATGGAGGAGACGAAGAAGAAAGCAGAGCAAAAACAAACAGAGAGTGTCAAGGAAAACCCGAATACTGCATTTGCTACAGTGGCAGAAGcaaaagaaaccaaaatgctGAAGACTTCCACCTCAAAGACTCCAGAGGATTTGGATGTGTTTCTTCTTGGTGATCTTGGAAGTGACGAGGAGGGCCTGG ATGGCAACAATGTTGACTTGGATGATGAGTTCGATAAGATTGGGAGCACCTCG GGCTTAGACAGTGATACTGAGAAACTTTAA
- the LOC122012685 gene encoding dof zinc finger protein 4-like: protein MQDLPPFHGRIFGGGGVGGAAATGRGGGLVRYPTFPSRQDQPSLPPVKCPRCDSTNTKFCYYNNYNLSQPRHFCKACRRYWTMGGVLRNVPVGGGCRKSKRPSKFTSPTSSNKNPSRRRNPLSAVRSSVDDSTAAGSATSDPSTSEPLPDPSLLASQICVPNHNPQLGKITNADLPLPAPNIFETQSAGGFATTPSPLLGFIFPDPSTERDKPEAAAIGPGFADRAVPVDQQPAGSAGCLPSPYWDGPVEPTLFDLTGTVDPSSYWNQGYLQRLGD, encoded by the coding sequence ATGCAGGATCTCCCACCCTTCCACGGACGTATCTTCGGTGGTGGCGGAGTGGGAGGCGCCGCCGCGACAGGCCGAGGAGGCGGGCTCGTCCGCTACCCGACGTTTCCTTCCCGGCAGGATCAACCGTCCCTTCCGCCCGTGAAGTGTCCGCGATGCGACTCCACCAACACCAAGTTCTGCTACTACAACAACTACAACCTCTCCCAGCCCCGCCATTTCTGCAAGGCCTGCCGCCGATACTGGACCATGGGTGGTGTGCTCCGCAACGTCCCAGTCGGCGGCGGATGTCGCAAGTCCAAACGCCCTTCCAAATTTACCTCGCCTACTTCCTCCAACAAGAACCCGTCCCGTCGCCGCAACCCCCTCTCTGCCGTCAGATCCAGCGTCGACGACTCCACCGCCGCAGGATCCGCCACATCGGACCCCTCCACCTCCGAACCCTTGCCCGATCCCTCCCTCCTCGCCTCCCAAATCTGCGTCCCAAACCATAATCCCCAGTTAGGGAAAATAACCAACGCGGATCTGCCACTCCCAGCACCAAACATCTTCGAAACCCAGTCCGCCGGTGGCTTCGCGACGACTCCATCGCCGCTCCTAGGGTTTATCTTTCCGGACCCATCGACGGAACGAGACAAGCCTGAGGCGGCGGCCATCGGCCCGGGTTTCGCAGATCGAGCGGTTCCGGTGGATCAGCAGCCCGCCGGCTCTGCCGGCTGCCTACCATCTCCATATTGGGACGGCCCAGTCGAACCCACATTGTTCGATCTCACCGGAACCGTCGATCCTTCATCGTACTGGAATCAGGGATATCTTCAGCGCCTGGGTGATTAA